One genomic region from Ornithinicoccus hortensis encodes:
- a CDS encoding TIGR03557 family F420-dependent LLM class oxidoreductase, whose protein sequence is MSRASQGGGVDTRVGYVVPADGVTPRSAVDLAVLSERAGFSGVMVADTFQPWLPSLGHAPHVWSLLGALSEHLTGDFGAGMVAPGGRMHPVAVAQAAATLASLHPGRHWVAMGGGEALHEHVTGDYWPEPSERIGRLFEAVEVVRRLFAGSAAGRDVRHAGEHFRVESTRIWTMPEQPPAVLVAASGPVTARRAGRSADGLLAVAVQPQQAALVLERFRQGAEESGRDPAAMPAWLHLNLSWAATTQDAIDNVTKRYPMAAMRFARGDLRSPHVVEQIAKLVRPEDFAGRIPTTHDPDVLGEVIRSYLDLGYDRVFLHNVGGNQVAFLEAVGAAGLAGL, encoded by the coding sequence GTGAGCCGCGCGAGCCAGGGAGGTGGGGTGGACACCCGAGTCGGGTATGTCGTGCCCGCCGACGGCGTGACCCCGCGGTCCGCGGTGGACCTGGCCGTACTGTCCGAGCGGGCCGGCTTCTCCGGGGTGATGGTGGCGGACACCTTCCAGCCGTGGCTGCCCAGCCTGGGCCACGCACCGCACGTGTGGTCGCTGCTCGGCGCGCTGTCCGAGCACCTGACCGGGGACTTCGGGGCGGGCATGGTGGCCCCCGGCGGGCGGATGCACCCCGTCGCCGTCGCGCAGGCGGCCGCGACCCTGGCCAGCCTGCACCCGGGGCGGCACTGGGTGGCGATGGGGGGCGGCGAGGCGCTGCACGAGCATGTCACCGGCGACTACTGGCCCGAGCCGTCGGAGCGGATCGGGCGGCTGTTCGAGGCGGTGGAGGTGGTCCGGCGGTTGTTCGCCGGGTCGGCCGCGGGCCGCGACGTGCGGCACGCCGGGGAGCACTTCCGTGTGGAGAGCACCCGGATCTGGACCATGCCGGAGCAGCCGCCGGCGGTGCTCGTCGCGGCCAGCGGCCCGGTCACCGCCCGCCGGGCCGGTCGGTCCGCGGACGGGCTGCTGGCGGTGGCGGTGCAGCCACAGCAGGCCGCGCTGGTCCTGGAGCGGTTCCGCCAGGGCGCCGAGGAGTCCGGCCGGGACCCGGCGGCGATGCCCGCATGGCTGCACCTCAACCTGTCCTGGGCGGCGACGACGCAGGACGCGATCGACAACGTCACCAAGCGCTACCCGATGGCGGCGATGCGGTTCGCCCGCGGCGACCTGCGCTCCCCCCACGTGGTCGAGCAGATCGCCAAGCTGGTCCGCCCCGAGGACTTCGCCGGCCGGATCCCGACCACGCACGACCCGGACGTCCTCGGCGAGGTGATCCGGTCCTACCTCGACCTCGGCTACGACCGGGTGTTCCTGCACAACGTCGGCGGCAACCAGGTCGCCTTCCTGGAGGCCGTCGGCGCGGCCGGCCTCGCCGGGCTGTAG
- a CDS encoding PaaI family thioesterase translates to MTHAVRNDDYEDVVRTSFAKQGLMRHLGAEVTEVEPGAVTIEVPFAPELTQQHGLFHGGVTTSIADTACGYSALTLMPAGSKVVSVEFKINLFAPARGERLVARGQVVRSGRTITVCQGEVFAWIADGEQQCATMVATMMRVEAPTG, encoded by the coding sequence ATGACCCACGCGGTCCGCAACGACGACTACGAGGACGTGGTGCGCACGTCCTTCGCCAAGCAGGGGCTGATGCGCCACCTGGGGGCCGAGGTCACCGAGGTGGAGCCCGGTGCGGTCACCATCGAGGTGCCCTTCGCGCCGGAGCTGACCCAGCAGCACGGCCTGTTCCACGGCGGGGTGACCACCTCGATCGCCGACACCGCCTGCGGCTACTCGGCGCTGACCCTGATGCCGGCCGGCTCGAAGGTCGTCTCGGTGGAGTTCAAGATCAACCTGTTCGCCCCCGCCCGGGGCGAGCGGCTGGTGGCCCGGGGGCAGGTGGTGCGCTCCGGGCGCACCATCACGGTGTGCCAGGGGGAGGTCTTCGCCTGGATCGCCGACGGCGAGCAACAGTGCGCCACCATGGTCGCCACGATGATGCGGGTCGAGGCGCCGACCGGATAA
- a CDS encoding YbdD/YjiX family protein — MRTAGSAEPRGAAGGGLRRRLRLARSFVRGVVGADAYEVYLEHQGRVHPGEPVMTAREFWRDQTDRQAKNPQTRCC, encoded by the coding sequence ATGCGGACAGCTGGCTCCGCGGAGCCGCGCGGCGCGGCCGGTGGCGGGCTCCGCCGCCGGCTGCGGCTGGCCCGCAGCTTCGTGCGTGGCGTGGTCGGCGCCGACGCCTACGAGGTCTACCTGGAACACCAGGGCCGCGTGCACCCCGGCGAACCGGTGATGACCGCCCGGGAGTTCTGGCGGGACCAGACCGACCGGCAGGCGAAGAACCCGCAGACCCGCTGCTGCTGA
- a CDS encoding carbon starvation CstA family protein: MAASSRSSAAVAERPPVAVSRTQPDPMGPKARIGYAVIALLGAVSWAMIAIVRGEEVNAVWFVFAAICTYLLAFRFYSRYIEWKVLQPRDTRMTPAEEFENGRDFMPTDRRVLFGHHFAAIAGAGPLVGPVLAAQMGYLPGTIWIIVGVVLAGAVQDYMVLHMPIRRRGRSLGQMARDELGLVGGTAAIIGVFAIMLILIAVLCIVVINAMAESPWAVFSIAMTVPIAILMGVYLRFIRPGAVSEVSVIGVVLLLAAIIAGGYVAESSWAEFFTLSPQALAWWLIGYGFAAAVLPVWLLLAPRDYLSTFMKVGTIVMLAIGILIAAPVVQMPATTQFASSGEGPAFAGSLFPFLFITIACGALSGFHALISSGTTPKLIEKESQARLIGYGSMLIESFVAIMALVAAISIDQHVYFAMNAAGGLTGGTPEGAAEFVNGLGLTSPGGELLPPMDASVFTQAAQDVGEESIVSRTGGAPTLAFGMAEVMSGALGGAGLKAFWYHFAVMFEALFILTTVDAGTRVARFMFSDSVGNIPGLAKFKDPSWTVGAWVSTLVVVGGWGSILVMGVNDPLGGIYTLFPLFGIANQLLAAIALTVVTAILVKQGKVKYAWIPGVPLVWDLVVTLAASWQKIFSDNPAIGYFAQNSRFRQARDAGEVLAPAQDDGQMGQVITNTMIQGVMSILFALFVIVVVLAAIGVCIKAVRAGSLPTSEAEDVPSKIFAPSGFLPTPEEKEILRQWEEAGLDPAPAAARHR, from the coding sequence ATGGCAGCCAGCTCCCGTTCCTCCGCCGCGGTCGCCGAGCGACCGCCCGTCGCGGTCAGCCGGACCCAGCCCGATCCGATGGGGCCCAAGGCCCGGATCGGCTACGCCGTCATCGCCCTGCTGGGCGCGGTCTCGTGGGCGATGATCGCGATCGTGCGGGGCGAGGAGGTGAACGCGGTCTGGTTCGTCTTCGCCGCGATCTGCACCTACCTGCTCGCCTTCCGGTTCTACTCCCGCTACATCGAGTGGAAGGTGCTGCAGCCGCGGGACACCCGGATGACGCCGGCCGAGGAGTTCGAGAACGGCCGCGACTTCATGCCGACCGACCGGCGGGTCCTGTTCGGCCACCACTTCGCCGCCATCGCCGGCGCCGGGCCGCTGGTCGGGCCGGTCCTCGCGGCGCAGATGGGCTACCTGCCCGGCACGATCTGGATCATCGTCGGCGTCGTGCTGGCCGGTGCCGTGCAGGACTACATGGTGCTGCACATGCCAATCCGGCGGCGGGGCCGCTCGCTGGGGCAGATGGCCCGCGACGAGCTCGGGCTGGTCGGCGGCACGGCCGCCATCATCGGTGTCTTCGCGATCATGCTGATCCTGATCGCGGTGCTGTGCATCGTGGTGATCAACGCCATGGCCGAGTCGCCCTGGGCGGTCTTCTCCATCGCGATGACCGTGCCGATCGCCATCCTGATGGGGGTCTACCTGCGGTTCATCCGCCCCGGCGCGGTGAGCGAGGTCTCGGTCATCGGCGTCGTGCTGCTGCTGGCCGCGATCATCGCCGGCGGGTATGTCGCGGAGTCCTCCTGGGCCGAGTTCTTCACCCTCTCCCCGCAGGCCCTGGCCTGGTGGCTGATCGGCTACGGCTTCGCCGCCGCGGTGCTGCCGGTGTGGCTGCTGCTGGCGCCGCGCGACTACCTGTCGACGTTCATGAAGGTCGGCACCATCGTGATGCTGGCCATCGGCATCCTGATCGCTGCCCCGGTCGTGCAGATGCCGGCCACCACCCAGTTCGCCTCGAGTGGGGAGGGCCCGGCCTTCGCCGGGTCGCTCTTCCCGTTCCTGTTCATCACCATCGCCTGTGGCGCGCTGTCCGGCTTCCACGCGCTGATCTCCTCCGGCACCACCCCGAAGCTGATCGAGAAGGAGTCCCAGGCCCGGCTGATCGGCTACGGCTCGATGTTGATCGAGAGCTTCGTGGCGATCATGGCCCTGGTCGCGGCGATCAGCATCGACCAGCACGTCTACTTCGCGATGAACGCGGCCGGCGGCCTCACCGGGGGCACCCCCGAGGGCGCGGCCGAGTTCGTCAACGGGCTGGGACTGACCAGCCCGGGCGGTGAGCTGTTGCCACCGATGGACGCCTCGGTCTTCACCCAGGCCGCCCAGGACGTGGGGGAGGAGTCGATCGTCTCCCGCACCGGCGGCGCACCGACCCTGGCGTTCGGCATGGCCGAGGTGATGTCCGGTGCGCTCGGCGGCGCCGGGCTCAAGGCGTTCTGGTACCACTTCGCGGTGATGTTCGAGGCGCTGTTCATCCTCACCACCGTCGACGCCGGCACCCGGGTCGCCCGCTTCATGTTCTCCGACTCGGTGGGCAACATCCCCGGGTTGGCGAAGTTCAAGGACCCGTCGTGGACCGTCGGGGCCTGGGTCTCCACCCTCGTCGTGGTCGGCGGCTGGGGCTCGATCCTGGTGATGGGTGTCAACGACCCGCTCGGCGGCATCTACACGCTGTTCCCGCTGTTCGGCATCGCCAACCAGCTGCTGGCCGCGATCGCGCTCACCGTGGTGACCGCCATCCTGGTCAAGCAGGGCAAGGTGAAGTACGCCTGGATCCCGGGCGTCCCGCTGGTCTGGGACCTGGTCGTGACCCTGGCAGCGTCCTGGCAGAAGATCTTCAGCGACAACCCGGCGATCGGCTACTTCGCGCAGAACTCCCGCTTCCGGCAGGCCCGGGACGCCGGTGAGGTGCTCGCCCCCGCCCAGGACGACGGGCAGATGGGCCAGGTGATCACCAACACGATGATCCAGGGCGTGATGTCGATCCTGTTCGCGCTGTTCGTCATCGTGGTGGTGCTGGCCGCGATCGGCGTCTGCATCAAGGCGGTGCGCGCCGGCAGCCTGCCGACCAGCGAGGCCGAGGACGTGCCGTCCAAGATCTTCGCCCCCTCCGGGTTCCTCCCGACCCCGGAGGAGAAGGAGATCCTGCGGCAGTGGGAGGAGGCGGGGCTGGACCCCGCCCCGGCCGCGGCGAGACACCGATGA
- a CDS encoding dihydrofolate reductase family protein, which translates to MARTVTAHLFHAINGSVESPDQWQFDAFGPEEGEAMGRSLAGVTDVVIGRKLWQEWADYWQHAGEGDPFGAFINPVRKHVVTSTLDDVSAWANSTAVDGDPVDYVRRLAGDGTDGGITVAGGIDTVRSLFLAGVVDTLTLTTHPAIGTGRRLFDESVPVTRLELVDSTITPVGNAILTYRLRGE; encoded by the coding sequence ATGGCACGCACCGTCACCGCCCATCTCTTCCACGCGATCAACGGCTCCGTGGAGTCGCCGGACCAGTGGCAGTTCGACGCCTTCGGGCCGGAGGAGGGGGAGGCCATGGGCCGGTCCCTCGCTGGCGTCACCGACGTCGTGATCGGCCGCAAGCTGTGGCAGGAGTGGGCCGACTACTGGCAGCACGCGGGGGAGGGCGACCCGTTCGGCGCCTTCATTAACCCGGTCCGCAAGCACGTCGTCACCTCCACGCTGGACGACGTCTCGGCCTGGGCCAACAGCACCGCCGTGGACGGCGACCCGGTGGACTATGTGCGCCGCCTCGCCGGGGACGGCACGGACGGTGGCATCACCGTGGCCGGCGGCATCGACACGGTGCGGTCGCTCTTCCTGGCCGGCGTCGTCGACACGCTCACCCTCACCACGCACCCGGCGATCGGGACCGGGCGGCGGCTGTTCGACGAGTCCGTGCCGGTCACCCGGCTGGAGCTGGTGGACAGCACCATCACCCCGGTGGGCAACGCGATCCTGACGTATCGGCTTCGAGGAGAGTAA
- a CDS encoding thiamine ABC transporter substrate-binding protein: protein MRSIARPTITVFAVLALAGCSLTGGEEPEETATDDASSDSGPAMGQGQGQEVMLVTHDSFNLPEEFLAAFTEDTGYRVTVQASGDAGALTNQLVLTKGSPVGDAVFGIDNAFASRAVNEGVLAEYTPAELPEGATEHALTGEGSGMLTPVDYGDVCVNIDDTWFADEGIEPPRTLQDLTDPAYEGLFVTPGASTSSPGLAFLLATIGEFGEDGWQQYWEDLMANGAKVTSGWTDAYTVDFTAGGGDGDRPIVLSYASSPPFTIPEDGEEPTTSALLDTCFRQVEYAGVIEGAENPDGAQALIDYLLTDDVQAAIPDSMYVYPVSTQVELPEVWAQWADVADAPIEVAPEDIEANRETWVREWADIATG from the coding sequence ATGCGATCCATTGCTCGTCCCACCATCACGGTCTTTGCCGTGCTCGCGCTCGCCGGGTGCTCGCTCACCGGCGGCGAGGAGCCGGAGGAGACCGCCACGGACGACGCGAGCAGCGACTCGGGACCCGCCATGGGGCAGGGCCAGGGCCAGGAGGTCATGCTCGTGACGCACGACTCGTTCAACCTGCCGGAGGAGTTCCTCGCGGCGTTCACCGAGGACACCGGCTACCGGGTGACGGTCCAGGCCTCCGGTGACGCAGGCGCCCTCACCAATCAGTTGGTACTGACCAAGGGCAGCCCCGTCGGCGACGCCGTCTTCGGCATCGACAACGCCTTCGCCTCCCGGGCAGTCAACGAGGGCGTGCTCGCCGAGTACACGCCGGCCGAGCTGCCCGAGGGCGCGACCGAGCACGCGCTCACAGGTGAGGGGTCCGGGATGCTGACGCCCGTCGACTACGGCGACGTCTGCGTCAATATCGACGACACCTGGTTCGCGGACGAGGGAATCGAGCCCCCGCGGACGTTGCAGGACCTGACCGACCCGGCATACGAGGGACTCTTCGTCACTCCCGGCGCGAGCACCTCCAGCCCCGGCCTGGCGTTCCTGCTGGCCACGATCGGTGAGTTCGGCGAGGACGGGTGGCAGCAGTACTGGGAGGACCTGATGGCCAACGGGGCCAAGGTGACCTCCGGCTGGACCGACGCCTACACCGTCGACTTCACCGCCGGTGGGGGGGACGGGGACCGACCGATCGTGCTGTCCTACGCCTCCAGCCCGCCCTTCACGATCCCCGAGGACGGTGAGGAGCCGACGACCAGCGCGCTGCTGGACACGTGTTTCCGGCAGGTCGAGTACGCCGGCGTCATCGAGGGCGCCGAGAACCCTGATGGGGCCCAGGCGCTGATCGACTACCTGCTCACCGACGACGTGCAGGCTGCCATCCCGGACTCGATGTACGTCTACCCGGTCTCCACCCAGGTAGAGCTCCCCGAGGTGTGGGCGCAGTGGGCCGACGTGGCCGATGCCCCGATCGAGGTCGCTCCCGAGGACATCGAGGCCAACCGGGAGACTTGGGTGCGGGAGTGGGCGGACATCGCCACCGGCTGA
- a CDS encoding DUF4235 domain-containing protein produces MGNLVWKLMATGAAMAAGVVASKATDGTWKFVTGGDSPTNPEDPDIDWKEAIAFALVSGAIIGLSRMVANRQAAAIYKKSTGHLPTQLAKKDS; encoded by the coding sequence ATGGGCAACCTGGTCTGGAAGTTGATGGCGACCGGTGCGGCGATGGCCGCCGGCGTCGTCGCCAGCAAGGCCACCGACGGCACCTGGAAGTTCGTCACGGGCGGCGACTCCCCGACCAACCCGGAGGACCCGGACATCGACTGGAAGGAGGCGATCGCGTTCGCGCTCGTCTCCGGCGCGATCATTGGCCTCAGCCGGATGGTGGCCAACCGCCAGGCCGCTGCCATCTACAAGAAGTCGACCGGGCACCTGCCGACCCAGCTCGCCAAGAAGGACAGCTGA
- a CDS encoding nucleoside-diphosphate sugar epimerase/dehydratase, translating into MTRLRRTPEAVIQAMWAIADGASWSIAIVGIVFMRVGYDYTRAFSPETWTIAVWAAVIHIVFGMVFGPYLIKHLRGSFDEVISVARAAFLTALALAIWVIWIDPFVVPRSVPAVAGCVALLLMLAWRSVVRGWRSRAAVRRDVGANVIIYGAGVLGRRLLINMVEDDQASFRPVAFLDDDRRKRKLKVEGVPVRGGRDAMMRVAKRYDATHLAVAIPLADASLMREIKELAAKAHLTVKVLPTLNKLLDANPHVSDLRDINLEDLLGRRVTQLDQGAISDQLTGKVVVVTGAGGSIGSELCRQIQRFNPERLFLLDRDESALNATQLSLKGRGFVDGDDLLLTDIRDAEAVDRVFTRIRPDVVFHAAALKHLPILERFPREAWTVNVLGTLNVLSASAANGVGTFVNVSTDKAANPTSVLGYTKRVTERMTAHYADSHAGRYVSVRFGNVLGSRGSVVPIFTEQIQRGGPVTITHPEVERYFMLIPEACELVMQAASMETDGDVLVLDMGTPVKITEVAQTLISMSGRRDIDIVYTGLRPAEKMSEDLYGAADRRVTSHPLVLSVAVPSLDPLNLQLVDPASVDDLVGWLRARSIPVENVIRQA; encoded by the coding sequence ATGACACGACTCCGGCGCACCCCCGAGGCGGTCATCCAGGCGATGTGGGCCATCGCCGACGGCGCCTCGTGGTCGATTGCCATCGTCGGCATCGTCTTTATGCGGGTCGGTTACGACTACACCCGTGCCTTCTCTCCCGAAACCTGGACCATCGCGGTGTGGGCCGCCGTGATCCACATCGTGTTCGGCATGGTGTTCGGCCCCTACCTCATCAAACACCTGCGGGGTTCTTTCGACGAGGTGATCTCGGTCGCCCGAGCCGCCTTCCTCACCGCCCTCGCACTCGCCATCTGGGTCATCTGGATCGATCCGTTCGTCGTCCCCCGCTCGGTGCCTGCCGTCGCTGGCTGCGTAGCGCTCCTCCTCATGCTGGCGTGGCGGTCCGTGGTGCGCGGTTGGCGCTCGCGGGCGGCGGTGCGCCGGGACGTCGGAGCCAACGTGATCATCTACGGCGCCGGCGTCCTGGGCCGACGGCTGCTGATCAACATGGTCGAGGACGACCAGGCGTCGTTCCGTCCCGTCGCGTTCCTGGACGACGACCGGCGCAAGCGCAAGCTGAAGGTCGAGGGCGTCCCGGTCCGCGGCGGCAGGGACGCCATGATGCGGGTGGCCAAGCGCTATGACGCCACGCACCTGGCCGTCGCGATCCCTCTGGCCGACGCGAGCCTCATGCGGGAGATCAAGGAACTTGCGGCGAAGGCCCACCTGACCGTCAAGGTGCTGCCGACCCTCAACAAGTTGCTGGACGCCAACCCGCACGTCTCCGACCTGCGGGACATCAACCTCGAGGACCTTCTCGGCCGTCGGGTGACCCAACTCGACCAGGGGGCGATCAGTGACCAACTCACCGGGAAGGTCGTGGTGGTCACCGGGGCGGGCGGCTCGATCGGGTCGGAGCTCTGTCGCCAGATCCAGCGGTTCAACCCCGAGCGGCTGTTCCTGCTGGACCGCGACGAGTCCGCGCTGAACGCCACCCAGCTCTCGCTGAAGGGGCGCGGATTCGTCGACGGGGACGACCTCCTCCTGACCGATATTCGGGATGCCGAGGCGGTCGACCGTGTCTTCACCCGGATCCGCCCCGACGTCGTCTTCCACGCCGCAGCCCTCAAGCACCTCCCGATCCTCGAGCGGTTCCCCCGGGAGGCATGGACGGTCAACGTCCTCGGGACCCTCAACGTCCTCTCGGCCTCGGCGGCCAACGGGGTCGGCACCTTCGTCAACGTCTCCACCGACAAGGCCGCCAACCCCACCTCGGTGCTCGGCTACACCAAGCGGGTCACCGAAAGGATGACGGCGCACTACGCCGACTCCCACGCCGGCCGCTACGTCTCCGTCCGGTTCGGCAACGTCCTCGGATCTCGCGGCTCCGTCGTGCCGATCTTCACCGAGCAGATCCAGCGGGGTGGCCCTGTGACGATCACCCACCCCGAGGTCGAGCGCTACTTCATGCTCATCCCCGAGGCCTGCGAGTTGGTCATGCAGGCGGCCTCGATGGAGACCGACGGTGACGTCCTCGTGCTCGACATGGGGACGCCGGTGAAGATCACCGAGGTCGCCCAGACGCTCATCAGCATGTCGGGCCGGAGAGACATCGACATCGTCTACACGGGGCTGCGCCCTGCGGAGAAGATGTCGGAGGACCTCTATGGTGCGGCTGACCGCCGGGTCACGAGCCACCCGCTCGTCCTGTCGGTCGCCGTCCCCAGCCTCGACCCCCTCAACCTGCAACTGGTGGACCCCGCCAGCGTCGATGACCTCGTGGGGTGGCTGCGGGCCCGCTCGATCCCCGTGGAGAACGTGATCCGCCAG